A genomic region of Sandaracinaceae bacterium contains the following coding sequences:
- a CDS encoding sigma-54 dependent transcriptional regulator: protein MTPRILVVDDDEGVRYTLRGVLEDEGYEVEEAVDGEDALSRVGEGFHLVLTDLRMPRRDGLSLLSALQTRPQPPRVILLTAHGSERAAVEAMKHGAYDYFKKPFETDELLAVVARAVETVRLAADNERLEAELNLSRSMAFASEPMKRLAVLAARVAPRPVTVLITGESGTGKERLADALVRASDRAEQPFIRFNCAAITPELAEAELFGHERGAFTGAVKSRAGLFREADGGTLFLDEVGELDPRTQAKLLRVLQEGEVRPVGEDRPVKIDVRILAATHRDLERHVQGGEFREDLYYRLRVVNLHVPPLRERPADIPVLARRFLDEFAERYGAAAYPLTDAMRRRLLAYRWPGNVRELRNAIESLVALSPPDGLDLELLPGDAPGAEPPKQASLQERLAAYERGLLAQALEATDGNRTEAAKSLGIGRATLYEKLDKHGLNRG, encoded by the coding sequence GTGACCCCGCGGATCCTGGTCGTCGATGACGACGAGGGCGTGCGGTACACGCTGCGCGGCGTGCTCGAGGACGAGGGCTACGAGGTCGAGGAGGCCGTCGACGGAGAGGACGCGTTGAGCAGGGTGGGCGAGGGCTTTCACCTGGTGCTGACGGATCTCCGGATGCCGCGGCGCGACGGGCTCTCGCTCCTGTCGGCGTTGCAGACACGCCCGCAGCCGCCGCGCGTGATCCTCCTGACCGCCCACGGCTCGGAGCGCGCCGCGGTCGAGGCGATGAAGCACGGCGCGTACGACTACTTCAAGAAGCCCTTCGAGACGGACGAGCTGCTCGCGGTCGTCGCGCGCGCGGTGGAGACGGTGCGCCTCGCGGCCGACAACGAGCGCCTCGAGGCGGAGCTCAACCTCAGCCGCTCGATGGCCTTCGCGAGCGAGCCGATGAAGCGCCTCGCGGTGCTCGCGGCCCGCGTCGCCCCGCGGCCGGTCACCGTGCTCATCACGGGCGAGAGCGGCACGGGCAAGGAGCGGCTCGCCGACGCGCTGGTCCGGGCGAGCGACCGCGCCGAGCAGCCCTTCATCCGCTTCAACTGCGCCGCCATCACGCCGGAGCTGGCCGAGGCCGAGCTCTTCGGCCACGAGCGCGGCGCGTTCACGGGCGCGGTGAAGTCGCGCGCGGGCCTCTTCCGCGAGGCCGACGGCGGCACGCTCTTCCTCGACGAGGTGGGCGAGCTCGATCCGCGGACGCAGGCGAAGCTGCTGCGGGTCCTCCAGGAGGGAGAGGTGCGCCCCGTCGGCGAGGACCGCCCGGTGAAGATCGACGTGCGCATCCTCGCGGCCACCCATCGCGACCTCGAGCGGCACGTCCAGGGCGGAGAGTTCCGGGAGGATCTCTACTACCGCCTCAGGGTGGTGAACCTGCACGTGCCGCCGCTGCGGGAGCGTCCGGCCGACATCCCGGTGCTCGCGCGGCGCTTCCTGGACGAGTTCGCGGAGCGCTACGGCGCGGCCGCCTACCCGCTGACCGACGCGATGCGGCGCCGCCTGCTCGCGTACCGCTGGCCCGGCAACGTGCGCGAGCTCCGCAACGCGATCGAGAGCCTCGTCGCGCTGAGCCCGCCCGATGGGCTGGACCTCGAGCTGCTCCCGGGCGACGCCCCGGGCGCGGAGCCGCCCAAGCAAGCGAGCCTGCAAGAGCGCCTCGCCGCCTACGAGCGCGGCCTGCTCGCGCAAGCCCTCGAGGCCACGGACGGCAACCGCACCGAGGCGGCCAAGAGCCTCGGCATCGGCCGGGCCACGCTCTACGAGAAGCTCGACAAGCACGGCCTCAACCGGGGCTGA
- a CDS encoding ABC transporter ATP-binding protein: MKNAIEVQDLRKQFGDFVAVRDVSFEVERGEIFGYLGANGAGKSTTIRMLCGLLAPTSGAARVAGHDVARAPGRVKASIGYMSQKFSLYLDLNAQHNLEFFGGIYGLRGKALTRAIDAAVEQTGLGAHRDAVTGSLPGGIRQRLALACAILHRPTIVFLDEPTAGVDPASRRDFWRLIRGMAASGTTVFVTTHYMDEAEYCARIGLMVDGALVALDTPHALKRRFVPGETLAVEGRGLHHAVKAARALPSVVAAEPFGARLHVRFQEGAADAARLRAALESTGAVVERVESVEASLEDVFLAVVGADDAEEAA, encoded by the coding sequence GTGAAGAATGCGATCGAGGTGCAGGATCTGCGCAAGCAGTTCGGAGACTTCGTCGCGGTGCGCGACGTGAGCTTCGAGGTGGAGCGCGGGGAGATCTTCGGCTACCTGGGTGCGAACGGAGCCGGCAAGTCGACCACCATCCGGATGCTCTGTGGTCTGCTCGCGCCGACCTCGGGCGCCGCGCGGGTGGCCGGACACGACGTCGCACGCGCGCCGGGGCGGGTGAAGGCCTCCATCGGCTACATGTCCCAGAAGTTCAGCCTCTATCTGGACCTGAACGCGCAGCACAACCTGGAGTTCTTCGGCGGCATCTACGGCCTGCGTGGCAAGGCGCTGACGCGCGCGATCGACGCCGCGGTGGAGCAGACGGGCCTCGGTGCGCACCGAGACGCGGTCACCGGGAGCCTGCCCGGCGGGATCCGTCAGCGGCTCGCCCTCGCCTGCGCGATCCTGCATCGACCGACCATCGTCTTCCTCGACGAGCCCACGGCGGGCGTGGACCCGGCGTCCCGGCGCGACTTCTGGCGGCTCATCCGCGGCATGGCCGCGAGCGGCACCACCGTCTTCGTCACGACGCACTACATGGACGAGGCCGAATACTGCGCGCGGATCGGGCTGATGGTCGACGGCGCGCTGGTCGCGCTGGACACGCCCCACGCACTCAAGCGACGGTTCGTACCGGGTGAGACCCTCGCGGTGGAGGGGCGCGGCTTGCACCACGCGGTGAAGGCCGCGCGCGCCCTCCCCTCTGTCGTCGCCGCGGAGCCATTCGGCGCCCGGCTGCACGTGCGCTTTCAGGAGGGCGCGGCCGACGCGGCGCGGCTGCGCGCCGCCCTCGAGAGCACGGGCGCCGTGGTCGAGCGCGTCGAGTCCGTCGAGGCGTCGCTCGAGGACGTCTTCCTGGCCGTCGTCGGCGCAGACGACGCGGAGGAGGCCGCGTGA
- a CDS encoding HAMP domain-containing sensor histidine kinase: MDALGSITAPLLSRLVHAVARPPTDTPSFRRGARDRAFAKLVRARLVVAPVLSLVALTFVFFEPTAWRRHLLLGVIAVLLSVSTVEFVRYRRQGIEALVLPLNLVVMAAGQLAMVTASGGLFSPVVPAIVIMSLVAAVLVEPLAMTLTVLLLEVPTVWALAWVHASGAPVDTLIPEIFGAASALERGPAPWIAACLYSLMLIVASRVGVGVRRIFEELFDEAIGERDRALAMHAEQSRALTALSAELAHELKNPLASVKGLAALVAKTAEGKPAERLGVLRREVDRMQEILEELLNFSRPLVPLSMEEVELGALARDVARLHEALAAERSVGVEADLDAPVSLRCDPRKVRQVLINLVQNALDASPPGERVILRVRAKAQRALVQVLDRGPGVDPEVAERVFEPGVTTKAQGSGIGLVVARGLARQHGGELLLASRDGGGTVAELTLPIEVAS, translated from the coding sequence GTGGACGCCCTTGGTAGCATCACCGCGCCCCTGCTCTCGCGCCTCGTGCACGCCGTGGCCCGCCCCCCGACCGACACGCCCTCCTTTCGCCGCGGCGCCCGTGATCGGGCGTTCGCCAAGCTCGTGCGCGCGCGGCTCGTGGTCGCGCCGGTGCTCAGCCTCGTCGCGCTGACCTTCGTCTTCTTCGAGCCCACGGCGTGGCGGCGGCACCTCCTTCTCGGGGTGATCGCGGTCTTGCTCTCGGTCTCGACCGTCGAGTTCGTGCGCTATCGCCGCCAGGGCATCGAGGCGCTGGTGCTCCCGCTGAACCTGGTGGTCATGGCGGCGGGGCAGCTCGCGATGGTGACCGCGAGCGGGGGGCTCTTCAGCCCGGTCGTCCCCGCGATCGTCATCATGAGCCTCGTCGCGGCGGTGCTGGTGGAGCCGCTCGCCATGACCCTGACCGTGCTGCTGCTCGAGGTCCCCACCGTGTGGGCGCTCGCCTGGGTGCACGCGAGCGGCGCGCCGGTGGACACGCTGATCCCCGAGATCTTCGGCGCCGCCTCCGCGCTCGAGCGAGGCCCCGCGCCCTGGATCGCGGCGTGTCTCTACTCGCTCATGCTGATCGTCGCGTCCCGCGTCGGCGTGGGGGTGCGGCGGATCTTCGAGGAGCTCTTCGACGAGGCCATCGGCGAGCGGGATCGCGCCCTCGCCATGCACGCCGAGCAGAGCCGCGCGCTCACCGCGCTCAGCGCGGAGCTGGCCCACGAGCTGAAGAACCCGCTCGCGAGCGTGAAGGGCCTCGCCGCGCTCGTGGCCAAGACGGCCGAGGGGAAGCCCGCCGAGCGGCTCGGGGTGCTGCGACGCGAGGTCGACCGCATGCAGGAGATCCTCGAGGAGCTGCTCAACTTCTCCCGCCCGCTCGTGCCCCTGTCGATGGAGGAGGTGGAGCTCGGCGCGCTGGCCCGCGACGTGGCGCGCTTGCACGAGGCGCTCGCGGCGGAGCGGTCGGTCGGCGTCGAGGCGGACCTGGATGCGCCGGTGTCGCTGCGGTGCGACCCTCGAAAGGTGCGTCAGGTCCTCATCAACCTCGTGCAGAACGCGCTCGACGCGAGCCCGCCCGGCGAGCGCGTGATCCTCCGCGTCCGCGCGAAGGCGCAGCGCGCGCTGGTGCAGGTCCTCGACCGAGGCCCCGGCGTCGACCCGGAGGTGGCCGAGCGCGTGTTCGAGCCGGGCGTGACCACCAAGGCGCAGGGCTCCGGGATCGGCCTGGTCGTCGCGCGCGGCCTCGCGCGCCAGCACGGCGGAGAGCTGCTCCTGGCCAGCCGCGACGGCGGCGGCACCGTGGCCGAGCTCACGCTGCCCATCGAGGTGGCTTCGTGA
- a CDS encoding ABC transporter ATP-binding protein translates to MSAVSAEGLWRSFGDTRAVRGVSLAVEPGELYGLVGPDGAGKTTTIGCLAGLMHPDRGAVRVLGEDPMARGSKAREQLGLMPQEYSLYGDLSIGENLWFFGQLFGLPKALFRQRTERLLAITRLAPFVDRRASALSGGMYKKLALSCALLHEPRVLLLDEPTNGVDPVSRRELWELIYEFVAEGMAVLISTPYMDEAARCHRVGLMHEGKIIAEGGPGALTDALEHDVFELEGGDREALHAALSSLPGVVAASPAGARLRVVLSPRHTQEAQAALTQLGARLRRVRPDFEDLFLARIAPEAA, encoded by the coding sequence GTGAGCGCGGTGAGCGCAGAGGGGCTCTGGCGGAGCTTCGGCGACACGCGCGCGGTGCGTGGGGTCAGCCTCGCGGTCGAGCCGGGGGAGCTCTACGGGCTCGTCGGTCCGGACGGCGCGGGCAAGACCACCACCATCGGCTGCCTGGCCGGGCTGATGCACCCGGACCGCGGCGCCGTGCGCGTGCTCGGCGAGGACCCGATGGCGCGGGGGAGCAAGGCGCGAGAGCAGCTCGGCCTGATGCCGCAGGAGTACAGCCTCTACGGCGACCTCAGCATCGGGGAGAACCTCTGGTTCTTCGGGCAGCTCTTCGGTCTGCCGAAGGCGCTCTTCCGCCAGCGCACGGAGCGGCTGCTGGCGATCACGCGGCTCGCGCCCTTCGTCGACCGCCGCGCCAGCGCGCTGAGCGGCGGCATGTACAAGAAGCTCGCCCTGAGCTGCGCGCTGCTGCACGAGCCGCGGGTGCTGCTCCTGGACGAGCCGACCAACGGCGTCGACCCGGTCAGCCGCCGGGAGCTGTGGGAGCTCATCTACGAGTTCGTGGCCGAGGGCATGGCGGTGCTGATCAGCACCCCCTACATGGACGAGGCCGCGCGCTGCCACCGCGTGGGGCTGATGCACGAGGGGAAGATCATCGCCGAGGGCGGGCCGGGCGCGCTGACCGACGCCCTCGAGCACGACGTGTTCGAGCTCGAGGGCGGCGATCGAGAGGCCCTGCATGCGGCGCTGTCGTCGCTCCCCGGGGTGGTCGCCGCCTCTCCGGCGGGAGCGCGCCTCCGGGTGGTGCTGTCACCCCGCCACACCCAAGAGGCACAAGCGGCGCTGACGCAGCTCGGTGCCCGACTCCGCCGGGTGCGGCCCGACTTCGAGGACCTGTTCCTGGCCCGCATCGCACCGGAGGCCGCGTGA
- a CDS encoding HlyD family efflux transporter periplasmic adaptor subunit, with the protein MKRVVIVVIVVGAALSAAIAWKIHAQREALEGPPQGSGVIEGDGVDLAARIGARVIAAPVEEGARVEAGAVILELACDEPEARLAEAEARLAAAGAQATGAAAQAEAARRQSQAARASIGAASAQASALDAQASVASREAERVESMGDHAALSRRDQARTAATGLEAQVSAARAQRTAARRQASAATSQAEAAAAQADASARGVAAIEAMVRAARVAVDECRILAPRAGVLERLYYEPGELVMPGATVARLVDPARVTVTFYVPNADVDEARVGMRARVVADALEGRVFEGTVQRVALEAEFTPRNIQTRSDRDRLVFPVEVELTNEDEALRAGMPVTVTLQTGQRE; encoded by the coding sequence ATGAAGCGAGTCGTCATCGTCGTCATCGTGGTGGGCGCGGCGCTCAGCGCGGCGATCGCCTGGAAGATCCACGCGCAGCGAGAGGCGCTCGAAGGTCCGCCCCAGGGCTCGGGCGTGATCGAGGGAGACGGGGTGGACCTCGCGGCGCGCATCGGGGCGCGTGTGATCGCGGCCCCCGTCGAGGAGGGAGCGCGCGTCGAGGCGGGCGCCGTGATCCTCGAGCTGGCGTGCGATGAGCCCGAGGCGCGGCTCGCCGAGGCGGAGGCGCGGCTCGCGGCGGCGGGAGCGCAGGCCACCGGAGCCGCGGCGCAGGCGGAGGCCGCGCGGCGACAGAGCCAGGCGGCGCGCGCGTCGATCGGGGCCGCGAGCGCGCAGGCGAGCGCCCTGGACGCGCAGGCGAGCGTGGCGAGCCGGGAGGCGGAGCGGGTGGAGTCGATGGGAGACCACGCGGCGCTGTCCCGCCGCGACCAGGCGCGGACCGCGGCGACCGGGCTCGAGGCGCAGGTGAGCGCGGCCCGCGCGCAGCGCACCGCGGCCCGGCGTCAGGCGTCCGCGGCGACGAGCCAGGCGGAGGCGGCCGCGGCGCAGGCGGACGCGAGCGCGCGGGGCGTGGCCGCGATCGAGGCGATGGTGCGGGCGGCGCGGGTCGCGGTGGACGAGTGCCGCATCCTCGCGCCGCGGGCCGGCGTGCTCGAGCGCCTCTACTACGAGCCCGGCGAGCTGGTGATGCCCGGCGCCACGGTGGCGCGCCTCGTCGACCCGGCGAGGGTGACGGTGACCTTCTACGTGCCGAACGCGGACGTCGACGAGGCCCGGGTCGGCATGCGCGCGCGCGTGGTCGCGGACGCGCTCGAGGGCCGCGTCTTCGAAGGCACGGTGCAGCGCGTCGCGCTCGAAGCCGAGTTCACGCCGCGCAACATCCAGACCCGGAGCGACCGCGACCGGCTGGTCTTCCCCGTCGAGGTGGAGCTGACGAACGAAGACGAGGCGCTCCGCGCGGGCATGCCCGTGACCGTCACCCTGCAGACGGGGCAGCGCGAGTGA